One Diabrotica virgifera virgifera chromosome 3, PGI_DIABVI_V3a genomic window carries:
- the LOC114324411 gene encoding alpha-1,3-mannosyl-glycoprotein 2-beta-N-acetylglucosaminyltransferase: MMRIKRTTLILGLLIIIWSSIFYLTYYYHPVHIYSEIPSKLSQQIVILEQGISREFIKNNVMIKDAQKILEIKKENENYQHSMNLNEFRDVKIPVLVFACNRITVTKCLDSLIQYRPRMDQFPIIVSQDCNHTETKKAILKYRNEVSLIQQPDQSEIQVPPKEKKLKGYFKIARHYGWALNQIFFNFNYSAVIIVEDDLEVSPDFFEYFLGLYPILLKDSSLWCISGWNDNGKESLINLKRPDLLYRTDFFPGLGWMLTKNIWLELYQKWPRAYWDDWIRDPLQRKGRSCIRPEISRTRTFGKIGVSNGMFFEKHLKYIKLNEEFVSFTKQNLTYLLKENYDVDFVKKVYQSPVISFEELKQVKFNTPVRIIYRTKEEYKTITKKLGLMDDFKSGIPRTSYKGIVTFHYNGIMVHFTPSNNWKGYDPTWS, encoded by the exons ATGATGCGAATTAAACGCACGACACTAATATTAGGATTATTGATAATAATATGGtcatcaatattttatttaacatattaTTACCATCCTGTTCACATATATAGTGAAATACCTAGTAAATTGAGCCAGCAGATTGTGATCTTAGAACAAGGCATATCAagagaatttataaaaaataatgttatgaTAAAAGATGctcaaaaaatattagaaatcaagaaagaaaatgaaaattaccaACATAGTATGAATTTAAATGAATTCCGTGATGTTAAGATTCCAGTCTTGGTTTTTGCCTGCAATAGAATAACTGTTACTAAATGTTTAGATAGTCTAATTCAGTATAGGCCTAGGATGGATCAATTTCCAATAATTGTTAGTCAG gATTGTAATCACACAGAAACGAAAAAAGCGATTCTCAAATACAGAAATGAAGTCTCTCTAATCCAACAGCCAGATCAATCTGAAATCCAAGTTCCTCCAAAGGAAAAGAAGTTAAAAGGTTACTTCAAAATTGCTAGACATTACGGCTGGGCTCtcaaccaaattttttttaattttaactatAGTGCCGTAATTATCGTTGAAG ATGATCTTGAGGTTTCtccagatttttttgaatattttttgggTTTGTATCCTATATTATTAAAGGATTCGTCGCTTTGGTGTATTTCGGGGTGGAATGATAATGGAAAAGAAAGTCTCATAAATCTTAAGCGACCTGATTTGCTATATCGGACAGATTTTTTTCCTGGTTTAGGTTGGATGCTTACCAAAAATATCTGGCTGGAACTTTATCAGAAATGGCCACGAGC ttattgggACGACTGGATCAGGGACCCTCTTCAAAGAAAGGGTAGATCATGTATTCGACCTGAAATCTCCAGAACAAGAACATTCGGAAAAATTGGTGTTTCAAA cggaatGTTTTTCGAAAagcatttaaaatatattaaactaAACGAAGAATTTGTATCTTTCACAAAGCAAAATTTGACATATTTACTAAAA GAAAATTATGACGTTGATTTTGTTAAAAAAGTTTACCAGAGCCCAGTTATAAGTTTTGAAGAACTGAAGCAGGTTAAATTTAATACGCCTGTTCGAATTATCTATAGAACTAAAGAAGAATATAAAACTATTACTAAAAAATTAGGACTTATGGATGACTTTAAA aGTGGCATTCCAAGAACTTCTTATAAAGGAATTGTTACCTTTCACTACAACGGGATAATGGTACACTTTACACCGTCAAATAATTGGAAGGGCTATGATCCGACGTGGAGTTAG
- the LOC114324409 gene encoding UPF0692 protein CG33108: MDFDWAKPYPEMYKMCTAFQMFELLNPIKFKYKQLQQFLQSGPECGLVALAMCMGNPTRDTIEKLYKTAKMKNYTHNGEMFSISDMTALAREYLHGNNIKIHIFNGFLDSDVIRNFLLDGGVMLVPYDTAKDNSPGFHKGHKAHWAAISGCILTEDDFYVIARHGKVRNIAIWKLKVLADSNRQLLEVSPDRINHDIKYKLPEGGIAGPLGLNERSILIKYL; encoded by the exons ATGGATTTTGATTGGGCCAAACCATACCCTGAAATGTATAAAATGTGCACAGCTTTTCAAATGTTTGAGTTATTAAATcccattaaatttaaatataagcAGTTACAGCAGTTTTTACAAAGTGGACCTGAGTGTGGTCTAGTAGCACTTGCTATGTGTATGGGAAATCCTACCAGAGATACTATTGAAAAGTTGTATAAAACagcaaaaatgaaaaattatacTCATAATGGTGAAATGTTTAGCATTAGTGATATGACTGCTTTGGCAAGGGAATATTTGCATGGTAATAATATTAAGATTCATATTTTCAATGGATTTTTGGACAGTGATGTTATAAGGAATTTCTTACTGGATGGTGGTGTTATGCTTGTACC ATATGATACAGCAAAAGATAATTCACCTGGTTTCCATAAAGGTCATAAAGCTCATTGGGCTGCAATTTCTGGATGTATTTTAACCGAAGATGATTTTTATGTAATCGCACGCCATGGTAAAGTTAGAAACATCGCAATCTGGAAACTAAAAGTTTTAGCTGATAGTAACAGACAGTTATTGGAAGTTTCCCCAGATAGAATAAATCACGATATAAAATACAAATTGCCAGAAGGTGGTATAGCAGGTCCTCTTGGTTTGAATGAAAGAAGTATTCTAATAAAATACTTATGA